The Alnus glutinosa chromosome 1, dhAlnGlut1.1, whole genome shotgun sequence region ccatgtcatcctacaggtgttagcgtgcatgcgcgacacctgtcaTCGTGGTATACTTTAGTGCTGACGtggctatcattttttttatgattattttaatgatttcttatatatatatataaaatctggGGTGGCTGGGGCCATTTTTGGGGtagccgaaaccacccccatttggcatgggggtggcccaaacctattttttttttcacaggggtggttcggccacccccagaccggccagccacccctagaatttttttttttatttatttttttttttaaaaaaaaaaaaaaaatcttttaaaattaaaaaccacaatttttttttccaatatatacccctgtggttttatacatttcatgatgtgccacatgtggttttaataagtaccagaaatggtactttatacacaaataatatttggtatatttggtatgcttgttttgaaccaaaagtaacatgtatgcctgtcgtgtatcaaaataacatgttcacaagaattgaacccttcataaaaaaataaaataaataaaaaataataataaaaaaaaaaaaacaaaatacaatcagtcctgtgtaacaattggaaacacaaaattatatgcgtgaccaattgatataactcaaaaaatgaccaaatgtttgttacttaaacacaatttttttttccaatatttacccctgtggttttataaatttcatgatgtgccccctgtggtttgaataagtatcagaaatggtatcttgagccaccccctttgccaaaatgggggtggcaaccaccccagtttttttttttttttttttaatatatatatataagaaatcattaaaataataataaaaaaatgatagctacgtcagcgctgaggtgtgccacggggacaggtgtcgcgcatgtacgccgacacctATAGGATGAGGtagctggacgttagttttggacggaaaattggACGAAGGtaccatttttgtcttttcatgtaccataggtaccaaatttggtaaaaagtaaaactgagaaggcaaaaaataaaggtcgtaaagcacaaaGGGCAAATAAgtatttaacccaaataaaaaattaagcacGGCGCTGCAATCTTGCATGAGATAAACAAATTATTTGACCCTTTACGGAGTCTTTTTGCTCAATCCTGATCTCTTTGGGTTGTTTGGGTGCATTCCTATTGGCTTAAGGGGAGAAACTTGTGGAATATAGCTATCCCCAAATTAAAGTGTGTTCTTGGAGCTGGAAAAAATCAATCAACCTCCATGAGTTGGCTAAGGAATTCATCAGTTTCAAAGTAGGAAAGGGTCATTCCATATTTCTTTGGCTTGATTGTTGGCATCCAACTGGAAGATTGTTGGACACTTATGACTTCCGCATTATGTATGACACTGGTAGTAATCTGGATGCTCATGTTTCCTCTGTTCTTATTGATGGGCGCTGGGTTTGGCCTCCCGCTCGGTCTGATTTCCTTGTGAAGATTCAGAGTCGGTTGTTTGATGTTGCTATTGGGGAAAGAGACATTCCGATATGGAAGGCTTCTAGAGGGATCTACTCTTGCTCTGAAACCTGGAACTGTCTTAGGACTAAGTTTACGGAAGTTGCTTGGAGTCATGTGGTTTGGTTTCCCTTGGCAATCCCAAGACATGCGTTTATCTTATGGCTTGTTTTCAAGGGTGTTCTCGTTACTAAGGAGAGGATGTGCTAGTGGGGTTTTGAGGGCAACACTTTATGCAAATTCTGTTATGGGGGGCAATAGTCTATAGATCATCTTTTCTTCCATTGTAGCTTCTATCGGGGCATATGGAGAAATTTGATGGCCCTATGTTTGGTTCAACAGCCTTTTACCGAATGAGACGATGTTGTGAGTTGGTTGTGTTATCTTAAAGGTCGTAGCTTGCAGGTTCTAGTCTGTAAGTTGTGCTTGGCGGCTGTTGTTTATCATTTGTGGAGGTTGAGGAATGACTTGTGTCATGGGAATACCCCAAGGACCGAAGAAACTCTTGTTACCCAAATTCAATGGGAAGTGAAAAGTAGACTTTTGTTTTGACGGAAGGATGGGAGGTCAGCCATGGCTACTCGGTTGATGCAGATTTGGAGATTGTAGTTGTTTTGTGTTGTTGGTAGATTGTTGGCTGCTTTACTGTAAGGCTAGTTTAGCTtgtgttgattttgttttggtgaGATTCTAGTTTTAACTGGAGAGAGTTGTATTTACagtgtttggtttataaagtgttagttcatccaaaaaaaaagaaaaagagagagaaagataaaatagaaatatGAATAAAATTGGAAGGATGATTGGTTTAAGGGAATAACTTCAATCGGGCAGTGGTAAAAACCAAGAGGTTTTTGCCCTTCAATAAGAGATTGACACATTATCATTAAACaagaaaagtaaatattaaCAAAACCTAGCAAAATATTGGATCTAAATCATTCTTTTCACTcttttattgacaaaaaaaaaaaaaaaaaaaatcccaaccaGCCTCCGCCACTGCCCTAGGCTGGAATTGGGGGTGGCTGGGTGTCCGGCGTGGAGCGGCGACGGTGTCTAGGGTGGTGGTggttggtggttttttttttagtttttttttttcaaactaaaaaagttttttttttaaaaaaggattAGATTAAGTGTTttgcaaataattatttttcttgttataGGCTGATGTGTCAATTTCTTATTGTTAGGCATAAAACCAGTATTTTCTGCTCTGACCAGACAGAAGGAGCTCTCTTGGTTTAATAGTAAGTATTGGAGATTGTGCGACATGTTAATTAAATGACattacactatatatatatatatatatatatatatatatatatatatatatatatatatatatatataaaattaaatacaataaaataaaatattgatagtAGAATAGTTCTTACTCTTGTTAATTGAAGTGAAGAGGATCTTATTGCTTCTATTTGATATCATATGCATGAATTCATTAAATATGAACAGAACAGTATGTCCCCAAAGGGTAACTTAATCAGCTGGAAAccatgcctcatgaagcggaggtcactagttcgaatcctcccTCCCCCCtcatgtggacatgtcaaaaaaaaaaaaaaaaaaaagcaggcTAATCCGTTCAACCAACCAACCCGTACACTATAAGAGCATCCATATCCGATTctttaaacaatttattttttaaaattatgaagaaCCACACTTTAAAAGCACCCTATATCCGATTTTTGCATACCattcatattaattaaagaaaatgctacaataattattcatatatgaatatctcttattttattaatttttctctcaaaactcTAGTTATCTCTTTAGTTACCCTTCCTTAAgcctaaaacaaaaaagaaaaaaaaaagaaaaaagaagttactttttcaaaataaaaaatgagatgtagaatttttttttaaaaagtagttttcaaaatagaaaataaaatagttttaaagATCCTATAGTATGTGCATTGTGGACGTTATATAAAGCCTAATTGGGATCCTACAATAACaaagaaattgtagattctcaaattatgaaattatgtCGTTTCTTTACTtcaaaatgtttgaaaaaagtCCCCTATTAAAAAGGTGACATGTTACTGTTgataattaagtatatttttattaagttttttctttgtatattataaaaaaaaatgataataataatttgagcaAAAACtgtattttggttttttgaagGACAAGCATCTCTGCAAAAGCTAAGAAGAATTCGTTTGTGAGGAAAATCCTTCCTAGCTTTCTTGATAACATGCCACAATTTGAATAGGTATAATTTTTCAAGTGTttcgatataaaaaaaaatagcctaaatttcataatttgaaaatctacaattttttttaatgatttttttttttaattgcagtAATAATGGACTCTATCCCTTGAAATTGTCAACGCAGGACGGAAAAATTAGTGGTGAAAGTGAGGGGCAATAATTAACTAGTTAAAGCATCTCCAGCAGCAGATGAGACAAATGcctcaaaatagtcaaatttaactattatcaGGTTTTTTTCCACTCCAGCAAATGAGGCAAAATAGCTACTATCGTTATAAAATGAACAGTGAAGAGGCTATACAGCCTATTTACTGTCACTGTTCATTATAtatctaataaaatatttaaaaaaaacaaaaaatgtattctactttctctcttctcccccccccccccccccccacacttTTCATTGATTCTAGAAAAAATGCATTTTCGAACGAAATGGGGTGAGtttgagagagagtgagattgaGAGGAAGAAAGCAGAGCGAGAGAGAGACGACGGAGCAAGAGagttgagtgagagagagcggaGCGAGAGAGAGCGAAGCAATAGAGCATCGAGTAAGTGTTGGGTATTTGGCGGTTGAAGGCGTTGCTACCCAGCTGAGACCATAGAGCTTTAAATTTTTCATAGAGCAGAGCTTTAAATTTTTCATAGAGCAGCGATTGAGGAGAGACCACTGAGCATGTGAGTTTCATTAGTTTGATGGAGACCCATTTTCGGTCAATTGGAATTATACTGGTTTGAATTcttctttaagtttttaactAAATATACTTTTAGTCTCTTTTGATATAATACCCACAAGTCTTGTCGTGCTCAATCTAATTTCACCAAGACGCATATgtggttaaatattttattctattGGTTTTATTTGTCCCTAGTGTTATAATATGTACGGTGAGAATTAATGTATTATGCTACATCTATAACCGTGGTATAGATATGCAAAGCGTGATAGATGAACTACATTTAAGGTTCAATACTTTTAACACCtaattacataatttacatttATCTTATGCTcagtttgtttcgacataaaataatttctgtcgtaaaatatttttgacaaaattatttttcagaaaaaatgattttctcgaataTATTTTTCGacgtttggctcgtacgaaaaaatcaccaataGCGAAAAACGGAATCCAGCcaccgtcgccggattccgacaaaCCAGATTGTGCGATAAGTTAATTAAATGACATTACACtatatacaataaaataaaaatttgacagTAAAATAGTTCTTATTCGTGTTTCTTGAAGTGAAGAGGATCATATCACATGTATTTGATATCATACACATGAATTCATTAAATATGAACAGATATCATATGCATGAATTCATTAAATATGAACACAATGATAGGCTAATTTGATCAACCAACCAACACACTCCGGTGTTGGTGTTCAACCGGAAAGGCGGAAATGGTGAAAGGGCTACCatttattaattttctctctctctctctctattttcctCTAGTTCATTGAGGCattaaattttcattattttagcatttatttcGCGTGACAATTGGCATATTGTGAACTGTTAGATGTAAAAcatggttaggatttaacaatttgagaatttcaaatttaaaaaaaatttgaggaaatCCTGATCCTGGAATTTATGAGTATGTATGCATTTAAAAAGTTGGTATATGTCGTTAAGAAGTTACTTCAATTTAAGAGTATGTGGGTTCGAATTTAAGAGCTTGTAGGTTGTAATTTATGAGTCTGTATACATTTAAGAAGTTGGTATACTTCATTAAGAAGTTGCTGAAATTTATGAGTTGGTGAATGTCATTAAGAAGTTACTGGAATTTATGAGTATGTATGCATTTAAGAAGTTGCTGGAATTTATGAACATGTATGTATTTAAGAAGTTGGTATACTTCATTAAGAAGTTGCTGAAATTTATGAGTTGGTGAATGTCATTAAGAAGTTACTGGAATTTATGAGTATGTATGCATTTAAGAAGTTGCTGGAATTTATGAACATGTATGTATTTAAGAAGCTGGTATACTTCATTAAGAAGTTGCTGGAATTCATAAGTTGGTGAATGCCATTATCGACCTTATTGAGCACCTATAGCAATTGTTTGGTCAATCTTAagaattattattcttattgtaTGTTTGTAGttgctttatttttctttttgcattgtcgttttttgttattttttttttttaaatgatcaaTTGCGTTATTTATTTGGTTGCTTTGGTTTCATAAATTGTGTAATTTTGCTAGAATATTGAATTGGTGCAATGTAACTCAAAGAATATGTGGAAATTCgatattttctctttatttgaGTGTTGGCaaacatataataaaaaaagaataagaaataatatttaaatgcaagtagagAGTATAATAGAGAATCTGTTGCAGAGAATATAGAAAAAGCAATAGCTAAAATAAAGAGTTGTATTTTTTCAATAGTTACTTTGACTCTTATTTTGAAATTGTATGCATAAATTCATTAAATATGAACGGAACGATAGACTAATCCATTCAGCCAACCAACACACTATAAGAGCATCCGCATCCGCATCCGATCCtttaaacaatttatttatttttttaattatgaagAACCACACTTTAAAATCACCCTATATCCATTTTTGCATACCattcatattaattaaagaaaatgctGCAATAATTAGTCATATATGAatatctcttattttattagtttCTCTCTCAAAACTCTAGTTATCTCTTTAGTTACTCTTTCTTaagcctaaaaaaaataagaaaagaaaaataagagaaaaaagtagtaactttttcaaaatgaaaaatgagacgtagaatatttttttaaaagtagttttcaaaatgggaaaaaaaaaaaaaaagttttagagGATCCTATCGTCTGTGCATTGTGGACGTTATACAAGCCTGATGAGGATTCCtacatttacaaaaaaaattgtgaaatcTGAAGTTACAGAATTTATGCCGTTTCTTTACTTCGAAATGTTTGAAAAATGCCATCTATTAAAATGATGATATATTACAGttaaaaattgagtatattttttatCAGGTTTTTGCtcttatattataaaaaaacttTGAGCGAAAATTGTCTCATGATTTTTTGAAGAACAAGCATCTTTACAAAAGCCAAGAAGATTTCGTTTGTGAAGAAAATTCTTTCTGGCTACTTTGATAAAATGCCACAATTTGAATAGGCGTAatttttcaagtgttttgatatataaaaaaaaaaaaaatagcataaatttcttaatttcaaaatctataattttattttattttattactattatttgtAATTGATTAATTGCAGTAATAATGGACATCGGGACTCTATAGTCTCTATCCTATGAATTGTCAACGCAGGACGGAAAAATCAACGGACAATGGTGAAAGTGACGGGGCGATAATTAAACGGCTTAGAAGCTTTGCAGGTTCttagaaaagaacaaaagattTCCACACGCAAATCACCCCCACACACAACAACGAGGTGTTGATTTTGTCGggttttttccttctctgtatTTTTCCTTCACTTCCCATCTTCTCTTGTTCTTAATTGTCTCACGGGACTTTTACTCCATTTCACACTctacaaactctctctctctctctctctctccatgacCATGTTTGGAGATCGTATGAACCCTCTTTACACTGTTTCATCTACGTTTGGTTCTGCCTCTGCTAACCAAATGGCAACGAGTCCTTTAACCTCCAACCTCTTCTGCTACAAGTTCGCCAGGACCAAAATCGTCCAGAGGAAATGTAAAAAATGGGATGGAGGCCGATTCTCTCTCAACCGTCATCTCCGAACCTTTTGCCAATCCAAGGTAGTTCTTGAACACCCCTCTATGGAATCCAAGGCATtcttgttataatttttttttttttttttgtttttggttgatGGGTTTTATTAATGTTGGTATATATTTGCTTTTCCTTACTAGTTGAATTTTGAGAGAACACTTATGGGACTTATATGGACTCATCAGTCCGATAAGTAGTCCATCACAATCATCTATTCAATTGCTCGAAATCTCTccaatttagacaaataatttgagaggatccgaatttatatatatttgcttttcCTTGGTTGTTGGTTATGAGAAATATATTATGGGACTAATATGAATtatgaaagagagaagagagcgtAAGCGGGTCACTATTTATAGAGTAACCCCCTACTTTTCATTTCTCatccatttttttcttaaaagaattaaccattgaatatgtTTTTCTACACGTGGGTcctacaaatctaatggttagttttataaaaaatgagtgGAAATGGATGAGAGGCGGGCATGAGATGGAGAAATAACATATAGAGGCTATGAGTGACGAACAAGTAAACTTAGACTAAATAAGGAAGTAAATAAGCGCCAGAAGGAAGcataatattgaaaatattctATCGGTTCATTAATGTTTTCCAATTAAAGTAAAGCTTTTTCCCAAGGAAATGAGGATTCTAATCCGAGCTGAAGTCAAAATCCCTGCACCTTATTCTTCCCTCATAACTAAAAGTTCTAATTTGTATATGTCAGCTATGAATACACTTGCATGTTGATAGCACCATCAAATGGTAGTACTTGAACTTGCtatttttggaaaagaaaagctTGCTAATACGTTTgcgttattttttctttgtaaattaTCAAGACAGTGTTGAATTGGATTTGCTTACCTTATATGTGCGTACATGATTAGCTGGGTCCATTTGCCTGGTTTAtacttgttaaagtattgattaagtgattaaatttacatattcttatcagcttaagtttttaggataagtggtaatttaacatggtatcagagcagaggtTCTGCGTTCGAACCCTGTCTCTttcatttacctctcatttcaatttaatattacATATGTTGGGCCCCAactattaaaagagagtttgagcccacatgtgagggggagtgttaaagtattaattaagtgattaaatttaccttttcctATTAACTTgaacttttaggataagtggtgatttaacaatattTTATATGCATGCTCAACTAAAACTTTGCCAGTGCCACCGGCAGGCTCAACAATTCAGCAAACACATTGACATAGGGCCTAATTTGTGAACATAAATCATAATGCCTTATTTGATGAttgattatttatattaatcATGGCCATGCCGGTCTAATAGCAATCTTCTTATGGATATATTTTGTGGAAAAATATGTTATTGCTTCTTGTAAGATTGAAAAATCATAGAATGATTAACCTTGGTAGATGTGTAACTTGAATCTAATTTCGTAATATACACTGAGGAAGCATTGCTAGGGAGACTTAACAATTATTTTGTGTCAAAAATCTTCTGTTAAAGACAGAGGAAATGCAGATAAGAAGGTACTCTCCTTTCCTGGAAAGTTCATTACTGTCATGTAATGGTGCCTTGGCCTCTGATGAGTGGAAAGCAGTTCCTGACATATGGAGGTCTTCAGCAGATAAATATGGTGATCGGGTAGCAGTGGTGGATCCATACCACTCTCCACCTTCACAAATGACTTATAAACAGGTcaaatcttttattattttttattatttatttttatattatgaatttgcaacttacacatgcatgcattTGATAGGTATTGAATCCACGGCCACACCCTCCACTTGGAGAAGTGTTATTTGAGCTAGAGCTCATTAGCAAACatgccatttttcttttctatatttaattcagtactttttttcttcttctattagaTGTATTTTATTGTCTATAAATTTGAGAGGTGTCTGAAGAATCTATAGTGGCCCCAAAAGCTGAAATAATACACGAActatacattttattttttggttttgttgttgcTGCGCATGTCTCCCATCTGTAACTGTTTGATTTCATGGTTTTTGAATAACTTATAATCTTTGGAGACAAACATGATTCTTTTGTGCTTCGACATGGGTAGAAGAAGAGATCACACTCAGCCGACATTTAAATTCTAGATGCAGgacaaagcaaaaaaatttgCTCTATGACAAATACCCATTCTTTCTTTCCTGTGTTTTAGCATGTGGAATTTAGTTGATTAAAACCAGAAAAGAACTCCTTTATTGGATGATTGCCATAGTTTGAACTCTTTGCCATTTCTTTAGGTGAATCTAATCATCATAATTTACCAAAGGCCAGGTGACACTAACCTCTACCCTGGCATAATTCCAAGCGCCTCGCCTCTTGATTCTGAAATTAAACTGCACTCTGCTCCCATGTTTGTTTTTACAAACGTGTTCCCCCTCTATTGGTCAGTGGTCATGGACAACATAGGATCTTGTTGATGTTCTAACTATAGTAATGAGTGGACTCCAGATTTGGTGAAGCTGCCTAAACAGCCTTCCTTACAGCCCTTTAGGTTGTTGGATATGCAAATTCTATGATTAGGTATGACTAGGATAATAATTGTGTTCAGTATTGAGAAtcatgaaaaatatgatttaagttATTACCATTTAAACAATAGGTGATGTAGGAAAGATTCAGGTACTCTGTCTAGAAGtccttagagcatctccagcaacaagagctattttagctactcaaaaagCCTTTTCTATTTTGCGCcctcatttttcaataaaatctaCAACAGGTTATCTATTCCACTCTACTTtcttcaaataatatttttcaatgttttttaaCCCTACCGTTTTCTTCCCCTCTCTCTTGTCTCTTCTCTCTCCAGACCAATAAATCAGACACACCAGATGTCATTTGCTTTTTCCTCCCCACCTTCCTTCTTTCCAATCCACCCCTTCCTTTCTATTAAAATCTCATTTCCCCAAATTCCAATTCCAAATTCCTTAGATCCACCGGCAACCATGTCATCCCCACCCATACTTCTGATCTCAAACTCCGAATCCCATTTGCAATCCCAGTCGCAAGCCCCAATTGCCACCTTTGCCTTCTGTGCCTTCATAAACCACATGTCCAACTTGGTCCGCCATGGCCTTGCCCAACGTTGTCGTGGAGGTGTTGGTGTTGGTGTTGGTGGTGGGGGTTTGTTGTTCAATTTGCAAGTGGGGGTCGTTTGCCAATTTGACTTCTTTCCGTTTgtccttaatttttaattccttcTAGCGTTTACAATAAATTGAAGGTATGGCCATCTGATGcagtcaaataaaaaaaaaggaacaaaagaaaaggatatgAGCTACTTCGAaagagccgtgatctccaatggcttaTTCGAGGGAGCTGTGACCTCCAAGATACCAACAAAGgttctaggttttcataatattcagcatgatattttattgattagggttacacttatatagaagacgactaggtcataagacataaccattaggtttAGCCGTCATTATATCATGCAAGAAAATAACTAGGaaggaaataaactaatggaaaatacattccttat contains the following coding sequences:
- the LOC133867112 gene encoding uncharacterized protein LOC133867112; the encoded protein is MYDTGSNLDAHVSSVLIDGRWVWPPARSDFLVKIQSRLFDVAIGERDIPIWKASRGIYSCSETWNCLRTKFTEVAWSHVVWFPLAIPRHAFILWLVFKGVLVTKERMC